In Mycobacteriales bacterium, a single genomic region encodes these proteins:
- a CDS encoding YlxR family protein codes for MERSVGRQRDSARVKTGPVRTCVGCRTRATVSELLRVVAVGGVLIPDPRRRMSGRGASVHPDLTCFDLAVRRRAFTRAMRVAGELDPAAARDYVERMAGTASGRAGQQ; via the coding sequence GTGGAACGGTCCGTCGGGCGTCAACGGGATTCGGCGCGGGTGAAGACCGGTCCGGTCCGCACCTGTGTCGGTTGCAGGACGCGCGCGACGGTGTCCGAACTGCTTCGTGTCGTGGCGGTGGGGGGTGTTCTCATCCCCGACCCGCGTCGACGGATGTCCGGGCGGGGTGCCTCCGTGCACCCCGACCTGACGTGCTTCGACCTCGCCGTGCGGCGGCGGGCGTTCACCCGCGCGATGCGTGTCGCGGGCGAACTCGACCCGGCCGCAGCTCGCGACTACGTCGAGCGGATGGCGGGTACGGCGAGCGGTAGGGCAGGACAGCAGTAA